Genomic window (Alnus glutinosa chromosome 9, dhAlnGlut1.1, whole genome shotgun sequence):
attaaaaaataaaaaataaaaaataaaaatagaggaTAGAGtagataaaattaattttctcttaaCTTCCGTTATtcatgttaatttttaaaattatgtattttgatATTGTGATAAATCTTTATGAGTGTTGTTAAGGGTAGCAAATTTCCTTCacaaaattttcttacttacaAATTAACGTGATAATTTACGTAGCACTCATGCGAAGTACAAGATCCATCATCACCCGAAGGCTAGCTGAAATTAAATCTCCATTTTCCTAGTATACTAATTTAAGCAAAAgttcaaattaattaatggcTGGTGGTTGAGCCTTCCTAATCAAAACCTGAGATGCAAATGCAAATCCTATGTCAATAACTCAAATGTTAACctctgattttgattttgatcgTGTGAAAAAGGAAGGATACCTAGCCCACTATGTATCAAAAAATACCCCATGTGTGTACAGTGTACTTTATTCTTTGAACAAAACTTTTATTCTGAATTGAGTTGGAGGAACcgatttattaaattaacatttatttttagagtacatgatttttttcaaggacatatatcaatttaatatatttggttttaaataattaatttcttttcaacctagtttagaggaaaaaatttgtccatattttttttttggtttggatgaataataataaattaaaggatCGCCTTTATTTTACAATtccttaagaagaaaaaaagcttaaaaaaaataaaataaagggggATTTAATATTTGGCTTTATCTTCTCTCCATCATTTTATCTCTTTTGATTTCTCAATGAGTGTCACTAGTGGGGAGGTGAACACATGCGGATGTGCGGCTACCCCTTAGTTGTGGATGTAAGGGGCGGTTACTCAACTACTCTCTTATTGGGGATGCAAGGGGTGTTGGGGGTGGTTACGTGGCCACCCTcttgttgtggatgcaaagttaAAACGATGCATTCATATGAGATCGAGTTGGGCATTTTTGTAAATCACTACCCTTTAAAACGATGATATTTTGAGGAACCAAAATTATATTACATAAAACTATATGCTGGGTAATTTGGTCTTTTGACACAATCAAAATTTGGGCCTTTTTTGAAAAgtcaatttgaaaaatgttatttaaaatttttaaataacgcGACACCGTGCACGTACATCTTcgaatacaacaaaataaaatttgaactaTCTCATTCATGCACGTATAATTGTTGGGAATTTGAGGTGCTCCCGCATGATAATGTAAGAACGTGATATCAGGACAATTACTTCAAAAACCATTATAAAAAGTAAATTCAAATAAGGTAAAAGTGATTTTTGCCCTAAAGTTCGAAACTTGCACTTAGTACATTCATATTTTCCTCATAAACAGTATTGATTTAAGCATGCATCATAGCTAGCTATCCCCTCACCGACACCCTTGGAACCCGTTATTGCttaaattctttctttctttctttttgcagaTGTGAATTGGTCGAGCGTTTGGCACTAGGAAACTGTTAGAACAATAGAATCGTTAAAAaggtttaatatatatatatatataaatttgtataGATATGAGATATCGATCAGCATTTATTTTGCAAGAAACTTGCTTGCAGTTATTACATTGTAAATTTGCATAGAACAAAGCTTTAATATTTGAATGGCATATATATGAACCTGATTAAATTGTGGTAGCAGATGTTATGGAATTACTGTAGTCACCATGAGTAGTAGTGTTCACAAACACAACCAATGGACTCCTAACTTTATGGAAGCCATCTGACCAAACTATCTCTCCAAAATCATATCTCCCTTGAGACTTCTTCTGTGGTTTGAGGGTCACGTAATATGAGTTTTCTTCGTTGAaccatgagaaaaacaaaactctGGGCCATATAAATACCTCCACTCCATCAGGCTTAACAATGCTGGCAAAGTAAATGGTGTTCTTCTTATGGCCCACATTACGAACAGTCCTTTTGATCGTCACCGTTGATTTGAGATTGGAAACTGTGATTGATGGGTAGTTTATGTTTGTGTTGCTCTGGAGTACCTGTGCGCAGCTTGTGTCCAACCCAGGAGAGGGAAGAACTATTTTCGTTATATCTTGTCTGCTGTAGCCAATATTGCAGAGGAAGATAATATAGTCTCTGGTTTTCATCTCATAAACTAGCCCTGGATCCACTGCTCTTAAGGGGTCAATGTGGCCGGCGCCAATGTCAAAGGGATCGGCAGCTTTCATTGATCCTCCGGCTAGAATGCTGTCCGAGGTTGTGTCCCTAGTGCAGGCTGTGTGATAAGGAGCACAAGACATAGTTTAGAAGAACAGTGAAAGTACTACCAAATAAGGTCAATAGGACCAATGACATGGTTATAAGAATAATATGTTAGGTGTTCTTTTAGAAAAGAAAGTAGGTACGCTATAGATCAGGGTTGGCTGCAATTTGTTGACTGGATTACAGCGTGATTGAGTCATTAACGAGAGAGGGCCCCAATGGGATTTATCTGCCTGGCAAGTACTCAGACAGTCAAAAATTTGCTTGGACAGATAGATCCCATCGGAGCCTTATTGCATGTGGTTTATAGTCTGATAAGAACATGCATTGTAGCATTGTGGTGCAAAAGGGTTTCAATGGTTAAAAGACATTTTCTTTCTTGCCTGTGGTCATGAGAGCAGATCTAATGGCTGATGGGGACCAGCTTGGATGTGCCGATTTGATAAGGGCCACAACCCCGGACACATGAGGGCACGACATTGATGTTCCGGACTGGAAATTCCACTTCACTCGACGTTTATCAATGGGTGCTAATGTTGGCGGAGTTACATGAGGCCATGCTGCTATTATATTTACTCCGGGAGTAGTTACATCCGGCTATTAACAAAATAGAAGAATGAAGTTATAAATTATGCatacggaaaaaaaaaaagttgtatggTCTTTTCAAGTGCCGCTAGAAGTACTAAGAGTTTTTTACATACTGACGTGACAATTTATGTGACATACTTTTGCCACGTCAATTTGTAAGAGATTAATTTGTAGTACAAATTGTAGTAacccaaatataatttattgtcATTTCATGTTGGATGCACAAATGTGACACAAAATAGCATTAGTTAGTTATGATAAAATAAGGAAATTAAATGCttcctaaaattaaaaatcctCACAATATACCTTGAGAAAATCAGGTGTAATTGAGCTTGGCCCTCTGGAAGAAAAGTCTGCAACTATAGGTGCTGGTGACTTTCCAATTATGGTTTTAGTCTGTTTTATCCGCACCTGAGGGAGGCTTTATAGTCAAAATATCCAAGTCAGAAGATGCTACAGTAAACTTCTATTTTGAAGCATCTATTGGAGGGATAAAATGGTACGAAGGgtctgctggagatgctctaatgACTAGGATTAAAAAActactgtaaaaaaaaaaaaaaaaaatttaacggtgAAGATTGTAAGAGTACGTGGTAGAAaattccaattaattaatttttgttggaaGCAATCTTCACAGTCCAGTGATTTTTCCAGTTGAGGTAAGTCATGCCAAACAATAATATCTTTAAACAAGCTAGTTCAGTCACCTGCGAGACTGAGCAAGATAGGTCTTAAGTTTAGTCCCTTGCTGAAAGTTGACAAGGACTACGGGGATGATATCAACATAAGCAACGTCCCTAGTCATAGGTTCAACATAGATTAACCCGGATCCATTGGCCTTCTTCACTCCTGCTGCTGCTTCATCACTTGTTTTTGGTCCAACGGTGTAGAAGCATAGGACCACCTTCCCTTCAGCTGATCTAGAATTCCAATTCTCCCGCCTGCAAACcctgcaaaagtaatgaaactTTGAATAACAATATCAGCAACACGGCTGGAAccagaaatttttataaatggggaaataaatataatattttttttttcttcggatGAGTAGTTTATATAGtgggtgatttataaagatactcataggTGTTACgtctcacattgcttagttacttGATGAAACtggattttataaataattttaaggaagttctaaattgattagtcattttttgGTGATAGAGCAAATGTGCCTACTAGCCTAGTTTGGAAAGTAAAATTTTGTCGTATCAAGTcatgcacagagagagagagagagagagagaaagtcacCCGTCACGGAAATATATCACTGCATCTGCCAATTTTGCCTGAATCTCTGTGGTAATTAAGCTTTCTCCCTGTACAAAAAAGGAGTAGTGAATGAGATACACACACTCATGCCAAAGCTTGGTTAGAAAATGAATGATTGTTGTCATGACCCACAAGTATTGCACATAACATGCCCACATATGTCCCAAGTCAACAGGTAATCACAACCATAACAGTCTAAACTTTCATTTCCTAATTATTGGGTGGTTTTTATATGTTAAAAGCAAACATATGTGATTTAACACAACTGATCATTATATTGCGAATCTGCTTAAGGATTAGGGAAAAAAGGTACTGAGATTATATGCACTCATATAACAATATGTTCATAGATTATTAATCTAGGGCAACTCCATCCCTGCTTCATCAAAGCGGTAGCTAGCCTAATGAGATCTTACAAGTATATATGCATCAGAAATTGAATTACCATGACGGAGAGATTATTATCCACGAGTATCTGGGTCGGAAACATACGATCAACTGTTGAGGCAGCCACAGAAATGGACCATGGTTCAACGTTGGTTACAAGAGAAGGGTCAGGCCCGTCATTACCTGCCGAGAACACCACAGTAATACCCAGCTGCATTGCATGAAATGAACCTATTGCGGCATTTGATGCAAAGAATGGCCTCAAGGGTGGGGATTCACCAAATGAGGCCGAGATTATGTGAACTCCATCATGCAATGCATCCTCAAAAGCCGCCAGTATATCTGCTTCGGAGCACTTCCCATTCAAATCCTTGCCCCAACATACTTTATACACCGCCAGCCGGGCTCTAGGGGCTCCACCCCTGGCAGTGCCCTGCCCCAGTCCAAAGAAACTTGCATTTTTCACTATGGACCCTACAGCTGTTGAAGCTGTGTGTGTCCCATGGCCAAGAAAGTCTCGAGGTGATCGATATTCTGGGTTCCCACTCATATTTAGTGGCCCGTTTTCTTCTTCAAACCCTTTAAGGTAGTAACGAGCACCAATTAGCTTCCGGTTGCATGCTGTTGCTGGGTTGAAGTTTTCACCTTTCACACATTTTCCCTTCCAGGTTGATGGAATCGGCTTCATGCCTTGCTCTTCCTTGAAACTCTCAGATTCTGGCCATACACCTTTTCACAAAGAGATGCTacttagtagactgttatacgactgctataaaattgagataaagtggcagtaaaaatcaacGTTTAGATCAGGCATATCCATACGTTAAAGTATATATCTATGTATGTATATGCCGAGGATCACAGCCATATTACTCATTAGGATTGGTAGTGAGCTTAACTTAAGACCATATTACGGTAAAAGATATATAG
Coding sequences:
- the LOC133878117 gene encoding subtilisin-like protease SBT3.18 isoform X2, which translates into the protein MLYSYKHSFSGFSAKLNSTQATALANMEGVISVFRSKTLQLHTTRSWDFLGLTLDNSEVIPLQLALGDDIVVGIFDTGVWPESESFKEEQGMKPIPSTWKGKCVKGENFNPATACNRKLIGARYYLKGFEEENGPLNMSGNPEYRSPRDFLGHGTHTASTAVGSIVKNASFFGLGQGTARGGAPRARLAVYKVCWGKDLNGKCSEADILAAFEDALHDGVHIISASFGESPPLRPFFASNAAIGSFHAMQLGITVVFSAGNDGPDPSLVTNVEPWSISVAASTVDRMFPTQILVDNNLSVMGESLITTEIQAKLADAVIYFRDGVCRRENWNSRSAEGKVVLCFYTVGPKTSDEAAAGVKKANGSGLIYVEPMTRDVAYVDIIPVVLVNFQQGTKLKTYLAQSRSLPQVRIKQTKTIIGKSPAPIVADFSSRGPSSITPDFLKPDVTTPGVNIIAAWPHVTPPTLAPIDKRRVKWNFQSGTSMSCPHVSGVVALIKSAHPSWSPSAIRSALMTTACTRDTTSDSILAGGSMKAADPFDIGAGHIDPLRAVDPGLVYEMKTRDYIIFLCNIGYSRQDITKIVLPSPGLDTSCAQVLQSNTNINYPSITVSNLKSTVTIKRTVRNVGHKKNTIYFASIVKPDGVEVFIWPRVLFFSWFNEENSYYVTLKPQKKSQGRYDFGEIVWSDGFHKVRSPLVVFVNTTTHGDYSNSITSATTI
- the LOC133878117 gene encoding subtilisin-like protease SBT3.18 isoform X1; translated protein: MATYLQCFWGLFLSLSLYFIHSTPTPHVYIVYLGLNHIHDPTLTSKYHHQLLSNVFASEEDAKRSMLYSYKHSFSGFSAKLNSTQATALANMEGVISVFRSKTLQLHTTRSWDFLGLTLDNSEVIPLQLALGDDIVVGIFDTGVWPESESFKEEQGMKPIPSTWKGKCVKGENFNPATACNRKLIGARYYLKGFEEENGPLNMSGNPEYRSPRDFLGHGTHTASTAVGSIVKNASFFGLGQGTARGGAPRARLAVYKVCWGKDLNGKCSEADILAAFEDALHDGVHIISASFGESPPLRPFFASNAAIGSFHAMQLGITVVFSAGNDGPDPSLVTNVEPWSISVAASTVDRMFPTQILVDNNLSVMGESLITTEIQAKLADAVIYFRDGVCRRENWNSRSAEGKVVLCFYTVGPKTSDEAAAGVKKANGSGLIYVEPMTRDVAYVDIIPVVLVNFQQGTKLKTYLAQSRSLPQVRIKQTKTIIGKSPAPIVADFSSRGPSSITPDFLKPDVTTPGVNIIAAWPHVTPPTLAPIDKRRVKWNFQSGTSMSCPHVSGVVALIKSAHPSWSPSAIRSALMTTACTRDTTSDSILAGGSMKAADPFDIGAGHIDPLRAVDPGLVYEMKTRDYIIFLCNIGYSRQDITKIVLPSPGLDTSCAQVLQSNTNINYPSITVSNLKSTVTIKRTVRNVGHKKNTIYFASIVKPDGVEVFIWPRVLFFSWFNEENSYYVTLKPQKKSQGRYDFGEIVWSDGFHKVRSPLVVFVNTTTHGDYSNSITSATTI